From Penaeus vannamei isolate JL-2024 chromosome 12, ASM4276789v1, whole genome shotgun sequence, the proteins below share one genomic window:
- the SPR gene encoding sex peptide receptor, whose product MLSVLDMSESPGYSFAMENYTIDILDNNDDNESYTLYNETYGNLSCSSNDSVFYINVTQQYPLELAMPLYGYAMPVLFLVTTIANTLILAVLGQRHMRSPTNAVLMAMALSDMLTVLFPEPMFFYMYTLNNHPKPLSPPSACNAWTIMHETIPNLFHTASIWLTVVLAVQRYIYVCHASLARVWCTLPRVMKVIAFIFVLATIHQAPRLFDTVYTPMMIESDEECVEVCVMSYSSWVTDLLTLDFYFSCYYIFRVIFVHLGPCLVLVILNVLLYRAMRQAQKRRQKLFKENDKKKECKKLRDDCTTLMLIVVVTVFLITEIPLAVITFLHVLSAKEIVQVFSEESYHIVHYFFIISNSFIIFSYPFNFAIYCGMSRQFRETFRDLFIRGRRMPRRDDSTRYSMINGPPKTCSTEV is encoded by the coding sequence atgttGAGTGTTTTAGACATGTCTGAGTCCCCCGGATATTCTTTCGCCATGGAGAACTACACGATTGACATCCttgacaacaacgacgacaacgaaTCGTACACGCTGTATAATGAAACGTACGGCAACCTTTCGTGTTCGAGTAACGATTCAGTATTTTACATTAACGTGACCCAACAGTACCCCCTGGAGTTGGCGATGCCCCTCTACGGCTACGCTATGCCGGTGCTCTTCCTGGTCACCACGATCGCCAACACCCTGATCCTCGCCGTGCTTGGCCAGCGCCACATGCGATCCCCGACGAACGCGGTCCTGATGGCCATGGCCCTGTCCGACATGCTGACGGTGCTCTTCCCCGAGCCGATGTTCTTCTACATGTACACGCTGAACAACCACCCGAAGCCCCTGTCGCCGCCCTCGGCATGCAACGCCTGGACAATCATGCACGAGACCATCCCCAACCTGTTCCACACGGCGTCCATCTGGCTGACGGTGGTGCTGGCCGTGCAGCGCTACATCTACGTGTGCCATGCGTCGCTGGCCCGCGTCTGGTGCACTCTGCCGCGCGTCATGAAGGTGATCGCCTTCATCTTCGTCCTGGCCACCATCCACCAGGCGCCGCGGCTCTTCGACACCGTGTACACCCCCATGATGATCGAGAGCGACGAAGAGTGCGTCGAGGTCTGCGTCATGAGCTACTCCAGTTGGGTCACGGACCTGCTGACCCTCGACTTCTACTTCTCATGCTACTACATCTTCAGGGTGATCTTCGTGCACCTCGGGCCGTGCCTCGTGCTGGTCATCCTCAACGTGCTTCTGTACAGAGCCATGCGACAAGCGCAGAAGCGGAGGCAGAAACTCTTCAAGGAAAACGACAAGAAGAAGGAATGCAAGAAGCTGCGCGACGACTGCACGACTCTGATGCTCATCGTGGTCGTGACAGTCTTCCTCATCACGGAGATCCCGCTGGCAGTCATCACATTCCTGCACGTTCTCTCCGCGAAGGAAATCGTCCAGGTCTTCTCGGAAGAATCCTACCACATCGTCCActacttcttcatcatctccaactccttcatcatcttctcgtACCCGTTCAACTTCGCCATCTACTGCGGGATGTCGCGGCAGTTCCGGGAGACCTTCCGGGACCTGTTCATCCGCGGCCGCAGGATGCCGCGCCGCGACGACTCCACTCGCTACTCCATGATCAACGGCCCTCCCAAAACGTGCTCCACGGAAGTCTGA